TGGAGATCGCCATCGGCTCCGACACCGGAGGCTCGGTCCGCATTCCTGCCGCGCTGAACGGGATCGTGGGTTTCAAACCCACCCAGGCCCGCGTGCCACGCGAAGGCGCGTTCCCTCTGTCGTACTCGCTCGACACCATCGGCCCCTTGTGCCACAACGTGGCAGACGCGCTGGCGGCAGATGCCATGCTCTCAGGCGTTGACCTGGAGCCTGGCGCGACCCGGTCGGTTCCGGGATTGAGGCTGGGAATCCCACGCGGCCTGATGTTCACCGAGGCACAAACGGAAGTGCTGGAAGCATTCGATCGCGCAATGGCATTGCTGGGTGGCGCAGGCGCCCGGCTGAGCGACGAAGCCATGGACGATCTGCTGGGCGAACCCTTCCGTCTCCAGGAGCAAGGCACATTGGCCGCCGCAGAAGCCGCGTCCATTCACCAGCACCTGCTCAAGGAACACCCAGAAGCCTACGACCCCATCGTGCTGGGACGCATTCGGCACGGCGAAACAATTGGCGCGGCCAGATACATCACCATGGTGCAGGCCAGAACACAACTGCTGCGCCACATCGATGCGCGGTTGGCCGGTTTTGATGCGCTGGTCTTGCCAACGGTGCCGCTGCTCGCGCCCCGCATCGATGCGCTGTCGGAAGAACGTGCATTCCTGCGCACCAATGGGCTGCTGTTGCGCAACCCATCGGTCTTCAATTTTTTCGACTTGCCAGCCCTGTCACTTCCCGCGCCCACAGGCACGGGCCTGCCAGTGGGTTTGATGCTGGTCGGTCGGCGCGGAGCCGATCGCGATTTGCTGGCCATCGGCAGCGCCATTGAAAGCGTGCTGACTTCAGCGAACAGATGAATGAATGGAAGGTCGCCGGATGTTTCTGGCCCGGCCTTGACGCCTGGGCGTTCGGGAAAACTGCAACCGGCCATACGCAGAGGTGGATATCAAGCGACCGCTCAGCCCCCAAGGCCAGTCACTCGATCGAGGTCCGGCCAGACCAGGTCGCAGGGACCGCTGCTCACGTCAGGGATAGCCTGGTGCTCTCGACCCGAGGCGGACATTCGCCCAGCCAGCCAGGACACCGTTTCAAATCATCGTCGCCAATTGCTCGCGCAACAACCGTTTCATCAGTTTGCCATTGGCATTGCGTGGCAGCGGCGCGTCGCACCAGGTGACGGTCTCAGGCACCTTGTAGTCGGCCAGACGGGCGGCGCAAAAGGCTCGCAAAGCTGCGTCGTCCTTGAGCGCACCCGGTCCATGAACAAAGGCATGCACGCGCTCGCCAAGCACCGGGCAGGAGCGCCCCACGATCGCCGCTTCGGACATGCCGGGCCAGGCCATCAGCACATTTTCGACCTCAACCGAATAGATCTTGAAACCGCCGCGATTGAGCATGTCTTTCTTGCGGTCGAAGACCCGCACATAGCCCGCGTCATCAATGGAGCCCAGGTCGCCCGAATGCCAGTAGCCGGCGGTAAACGAAGCCGCAGTGGCCTCGGGGTTGTTCCAGTAGCCAGGAACGATCATCGGCCCTGCGATCCACAACTCGCCGGTTTCTCCGGCCGGCAGCTCACGGCCGGCTTCGTCCATCACCCGGATGTCGGCAGCCGGCAGGACCACACCCACACTGTCGGCATGATCGCAGGTCTGGCCAGCCGGCATCATTGTCGCCGGTGAAGTGGCCTCGGTGGCGCCATAGGCATTGAGCAGCAAAAGCCGGGGCAGACGCTCGCTCAGCGCATCGATGGTTGCCACCGGCATCGGCGCGCCGCCGTAACCTCCGATTCGCCAGGCGCTGAGATCGGCAACGGCGAAACTCGGGTGCAGCAGGCACAGGTTGTAAATGGCTGGAACCATCAACGTATGGGTTACACGTTCGGCGGCCAGCGTGGCGATGAAGGATTCGGCCTTGAATGGCGGTGTGATGATGATCGCACCGCCGACCTTCAACATGGAGGCGATGGAAGCGAGCAAGCCGGTGACGTGGCTGGCCGGCACGGCGAGCGCCGATCGGTCGCTTGCCTGCAACCGCATGCAGGCCTCGTAGTGCACACAGGAGTGCACGATGTTGAGCTGGGTCAGCATCGCGCCTTTCGGATTGCCCGTCGTGCCTGAGGTGTAGAGAATCACCGCCGTATCGGTCCCGGCGGCTTCGGCTGCGGAACAGGCGTCCCCGGCATCCTTTGCACCGAGCAGGTTCGCCATCGAGACTTCGTCGGCACCGTCGCCAATCACCAGACGCGCCATCGTGGTGGACAGCGCAGCTGCGCTCGTGTGCAGCGCACCATGGCCCGACTCGGGCAAACGCGGCACCAGGGCGGCATCAACCACCACCCCCGTTGCGCCACATTGGCCAATGATGTATTCGAGTCCCGGCCGCTGCTCGCGAACACCCACCGGTACGGCAATCGCCCCCAGTCTTTGCAAGGCCAGCAGCGTGACGATGAATTCGGGCCGGTTGTCGATCAGCATCACGACACGGTCGCCGCGCTGCACACCGTGCGCAGCGAGCCGCACAGCCAGATGCCGGGTCGCCCGCTCACATTGTGCGTAGCTCCAGCGTTGGCCGTCGAACACGATGGCCTCGGCATCGGGCGCTCGTGCAACCGAAGCCTCGAACATCGCGAACAGGCTGATCGGACGCTCGACAAAACAGCGCACCAGTCGGTCACCGTACAGCGCCTCAAGGTGCATCGGCGGCACCGGGTAGTCCAGCCAGTGGCTCATGGCATTTTCTTCAGACGCTGGCCTGCGCGACATTGGCGCCGCGTTCGATGACAAATTCGGCATCGACCAGACGGCGCGAATGGTTGAGGTCGCTTTGCGCAATCAGTACCGAGATCTCGCTGCCTTTCATGCTGGCGATAACTTCACCCAGGCGCTTTGACAATGCAGGAGCAACGCCTTCAAAGGGCTCATCAAGCAACAGCAAACGTGTACCGACAGCCATCGCACGGGCCAGCGCCACCAGCTTCTGCTGTCCGCCGGACAACAACAGGGCGCGGCGTTCACGCATCTCGATGAGCTCGGGCAATACGCGGTAGACCAACGCCAGCCGCTCCTCGATGTTCAAGGTCTTGTTGACCCAGACCGGGACCAGGATATTTTCCTCCACCGTCAGCTCGGGCACCAGCCCACGGTCTTCCGGCATATAGCCGATGCCCAGGCCGGCCCGGCTGTGCGGCGGCATCTTGCCGAGGTCCTGGCCGTTAAAGCTGATCGAGCCCTCGCTCGGCTTGAGTTGGCCCATCACCGTGCGCATCAGTGTCGTCTTGCCGGCCCCATTGCGGCCGATCAAGCCCACCATGGTGCCGTCGGCCACTTCCATCGTCAGGCCACGCAATGCCACGACCGACTGAATGGCGACGTGAAGGCCTTCAATTTTCAACATAAGAATCCTTTGAGGCAAGGCATAAATTCATCACTCCTGCAGCAGTTCGCCTGTCACGTAGCGGCGCACGTCATCGGCGTTCAGTGCGATGGACGGCACGTCGTCGGCAATGATCCGCCCGGCATAAAAGGCCACCACGCGGCTGGCGTGGCGCTCGACGATATCCATGTCGTGTTCGACGAACAGCACCGTGGTCTCTGCCTCGTGACCGAGTGCGTCCATGATGGTTTGCATCATGGGAAATTTTTCGTCGGCCGAAACGCCGCTGGTCGGCTCATCGAGCAGCAGCAGCTTGGGTCGACCCGTCATCGCCATTGCGATATCGAGCAGCTTGCGCACGCCACCGGGCAACTCGGCGACGCGGCGGTCGCGATGTTCGTCGAGGCGGAAGCGTTCGAGCAGTGTTTCCGCCCGCGAGATCGCTTCCGGGCGCCTGGCCGGTTGCCAGAAGCTGAGCTTGTGGTCGTGACAAGCGTTGGCAACCAGCATGTTGTCAAGCACACTCAAATCACCATAGAGTTGCGGAATCTGGAAGGAACGCGCCACGCCCAGGCGCGTGATGAGACGGGGCGCCAGCGGCGTGATGTCGTCACCCGCCAGCATGATGCGCCCGGTGTCCGGCTTCAGGTAGCCGGTGATCATGTTGACGAAGGTCGTCTTTCCGGCGCCGTTGCTGCCGATCAGGCTGACCCGTTCACCGCTGGCGATGCGGATATTGATGTCTTCGGCCGCAACCACCGCACCGAATCTTTTGTTGAGACCCTGGGCCTCGAGAATTGTGCTCATTTGCGTTTTTTCCCCATCCACAAAGAGCCGATGCCGCCCGGCAGAAAGCGGATCACCAGCAGCAGGAAAATGCCCAGCACCAGCTGCCAGGTATTCGGGAAATAGGCACTCGAGAATGAGCGCACCACTTCCAGCAGGATGCTGGCAACAAATACCGCAGCCACGCTCTGCCAGCCGGCGAGAATGGCGACGAAGACAAATTCACCCGAGGTGGTCCAGAAGCTGAAGTTCGGCTCTATGTGCCCAAGCGCCATCACCGCCAATGCACCGCCCACGCCGCCGCAGAATCCGGCCAGGATGAAGTTGATCGTCATGGCCTGGCGCACCGAACCGCCAAGGTACTCGACCCGCAGTTCATTTTCCTTGACGGCAAGTGTCACCAGGCCCCGCGTGCTGTCGAAGTAAATCCGCGCCAGCAGTGCCATCGTGGTGGCCAGAACCACCGCCAGCACATACAAGGTGTAGACGACGCTCCCGTCGGCCAGTTCCTGGCCGAACAAGGTTGGCCGCCCGACGTTGAAACCGTCAGAGCCGCCAAGCATGTTGAGCTTCATCAGCAGGCCATAGGTCACCATCGACAAGGCCAGCGTCAGCATCGCGAAAAAGATGCCGCGGTAGCGAGACAACAGCGGCGCGAACGGCGTGGCGATCAGCGCGGCAGACACGCCTCCGATGAGGGCCATGCCAAGTGCATCGGTGAAACCCAGGTGGTTGTAGACCAGCGCTGCGGCGTACCCGCCGCCGGCCAGCATCATGCCCTGGCCAAACGGAACAACCCCACCGCGCATCAGGCCGACGATGCCCAGGGAGACCAGCCCGTTGGCCGCAGCCATGATCAACAGGAAGCTGAGCCAGCGCGGCATCCACAGGCCGGCCAGCGAGAGCACGACGCAAGACACGATGGCGATCAGGATCAGCCGTCCATGGCCTGTCGCAGGCGCCGACTTCGACGCAGAAAGAATGGTCGCCATGTCAGATCTTCCTGGCCTGGATGCGCTGGAACAAGCCCTCTGGCCGGAACATCAGCACCACCGCCATCACGACATATATCGAGAACAGTTCGGCGACCGGAGCCATGTGCACGGCCAGTGAACGCGCCAGGCCGACGAGCAGCGCACCGATGGCGGCTCCCTGGATGCTGCCCAGCCCGCCGATGATCACGACCGCGAAGGAGACGATGACCACGCCAACCGATACACCCGGCTGCACGGAGATCATTGGTGCGGTAAAGGCGCCGCCCAGCGCCGCAAGGAAGATGCCGATGGAAAACGCGACCATGTACACCCGCGAGACGTTCACGCCCATGCTGGACGCCACCTCCGGACTGTGGATCACGGCCAGCACGATCTTGCCCTGGCGTGTTCGGTTCAGTCCCCACCACACGACAAGGCCAACGGCCACAGCAAGGCCAATCAGTGCGAACTCGTATCCGACGTAACTCTGCACGCCGACATCGATGTTGCCGAACAGGGAATAGGGTTCGTAGACGTAATAGGGATTGGCGCCCCAGATCAGCTTGGTCACGTCTTCCAGAATCAGGAACATGGCGTAGGTCACCAGCACCAGCAGGACCTCATCGCGACCATAGAAGAAGCGCAACAGTCCGCGTTCGATCAGTGGCGCGACGATGGCGGCCACCGCAACAGCGGCCAGCAGCATGGCCAGCAATGACCAGGCAGGGTCCCAGTTCATGCTGGTGGTCCAGCCGACAAAGCTGGCCGCAGCATAGGCACCCAGCGCATAGAAGCTGCCGTGTGCAATGTTCAGAATTTTGAGCACGCCGAACACCAGCGTAAGCCCGAGCGCGACGATGAACAACCATGACGCATAGGTCAGGCCGTCGATCAGGATGGTTGAAATGGCGGGCATGGGTGGGTCCGGTTAAGGCGGTTCAGAGATCGGGCGTGCCAAGAGGGTCAACTCGAAGCACGCCCGCGGGCGCACCTATTGAGTCAAGGGCAACCCTTGGCGCCAGTGAAGCCTGACTTGATCCAGTCCTCTGACTTCATGTCGGACGGTGGGTTGACACATTCAGCCGGGAAGCGAACGATGTCGTCGATCACCACCATCTTCTTGGCCGCGTCATACCGGGTTTTTCCGATCGCGGTTTCCTGGATCGCCTGATGGCCATCAGCCAGGGCCATGCGGATCTTGCCCGCCGGAGAGTCCCATTCCGAGCCCTTCAGCGCGGTGGCCAGCTGCTCCGAATTGGGCTTCTTGCCACCGTTGGCTGCAGTGGCTTTCTCGACCGCCAGTTTCAGACCCAACAAAGCCTGAGCCATCCGGTACGGAGCCTGCACAGGGTAGACGCCGTTGGCATCCGAGTAGACCTTCCACCACCAGTCGTTCAAGGCCGACTTCGGCGACATCAGACCATAGGCGCCGCGGGCGCCAAGGATAGTGCCATCGGGCATTTTGTCGCCCAGACCGGGCAACACATGGTCGCCTGCCGACAACAAGACCTGGGTGCGCTTGAACAGGCCACGTGGGCCCGCCTGAAGGATGAATGCCTGCAAGTCACCGCCCCACAAACTGGAGTGTGTGACGTCTGCGGTTTTGCTCATCAGCGACGAGATTTCGGTGCCATATTGTCCGGCGCCGAACTTGGGCAACTGGTCCTGGCCGGCCTTGGCGTCTGGAAAGAGCTTGTCCATCGAAAGCGCAAAGTCTTTCTTGGAATCCTGACCCCAGGCATAGTCCTGGTTGATCATGTTGTAGCTGTTGACCTTGATGCCCTTGGCTTTCAGATAGCGGGCCAAGGCCACGTTGTCCATGGTGGCGTGTGATGCGGTCCGGAAGACATAGTTGAATTTGTTGTCTTCGAAGACGCGCGGGGTTCCGCAGTCATAGAGGATCAGAAAACGCTTCATCTCTTCTGCTACCGGTGCCACCGCCAGGCAATCGCCGGAGCTGACATAGCCCACCACCGCATCGACTTTCTCGCGGTCGTAAAGATTGCGCAACTCCTGAACCTGCTTGGTTGCTCCGCCAGCCTCGTCGACATAGACGGCTTCAATCTTCATGCCGCCGAAGCCCGTCTTGTCGTAAGGTGCTGGCGCCTGCCCCTTGTTGAATGCCTCAACCAGCGCCTTCGCGCCATTGACCGCCGGTATGCCGAAGCTTTCAGCTGCCTGGCCGGACAGGAAGCTCACCACGCCGATTTTGAAAGTTTCCTGGGCATGCAGGGTACCCGCGGCAAGCAGTGCCGCGCTGGCAGCCAGCACACGCAGTCCCATGCGCCGCGGTGGGAAAGTCGTCTGTCGGAAATGTTTTGCCATTTTCGTGTCTCCAGTTGTGCGCCCTTGTCGGGCAGGATGGGTCTTTCGACCCTATTGCGACCAGACGAGGGGCGCGCTCTTGTCGAGCCCGGCCTGCGCGAAGCCGCGTTGAAAATCGAGCGTGTGTTTGCGGGGACGCAGCGCGGGGATCTCGCTGTGGCTGCACTGCAAAGCCTTCGACAGGTTCCGGTGAATCACGGCTTTGCCTTCAATGCCCCGTGAAATGCATACGAACAGGCGCCTGGATTTGCGCCATTGCAGCGAGCGCTGTG
This region of Hydrogenophaga crassostreae genomic DNA includes:
- a CDS encoding amidase: MSAQAKPSSTQRLEQALAAIDQAGDEGRRTFTRLYTSDARAAAAAADARSRAGRCFGPMDGRLVSIKDLFDVAGEPTTAGSVILQDAAPATRDATVVRRLRAAGAVIVGKTNMTEFAFSGVGINPHYGTPGNSRDAARIPGGSSSGAGVSVARNFVEIAIGSDTGGSVRIPAALNGIVGFKPTQARVPREGAFPLSYSLDTIGPLCHNVADALAADAMLSGVDLEPGATRSVPGLRLGIPRGLMFTEAQTEVLEAFDRAMALLGGAGARLSDEAMDDLLGEPFRLQEQGTLAAAEAASIHQHLLKEHPEAYDPIVLGRIRHGETIGAARYITMVQARTQLLRHIDARLAGFDALVLPTVPLLAPRIDALSEERAFLRTNGLLLRNPSVFNFFDLPALSLPAPTGTGLPVGLMLVGRRGADRDLLAIGSAIESVLTSANR
- a CDS encoding class I adenylate-forming enzyme family protein, with amino-acid sequence MSHWLDYPVPPMHLEALYGDRLVRCFVERPISLFAMFEASVARAPDAEAIVFDGQRWSYAQCERATRHLAVRLAAHGVQRGDRVVMLIDNRPEFIVTLLALQRLGAIAVPVGVREQRPGLEYIIGQCGATGVVVDAALVPRLPESGHGALHTSAAALSTTMARLVIGDGADEVSMANLLGAKDAGDACSAAEAAGTDTAVILYTSGTTGNPKGAMLTQLNIVHSCVHYEACMRLQASDRSALAVPASHVTGLLASIASMLKVGGAIIITPPFKAESFIATLAAERVTHTLMVPAIYNLCLLHPSFAVADLSAWRIGGYGGAPMPVATIDALSERLPRLLLLNAYGATEATSPATMMPAGQTCDHADSVGVVLPAADIRVMDEAGRELPAGETGELWIAGPMIVPGYWNNPEATAASFTAGYWHSGDLGSIDDAGYVRVFDRKKDMLNRGGFKIYSVEVENVLMAWPGMSEAAIVGRSCPVLGERVHAFVHGPGALKDDAALRAFCAARLADYKVPETVTWCDAPLPRNANGKLMKRLLREQLATMI
- a CDS encoding ABC transporter ATP-binding protein, with protein sequence MLKIEGLHVAIQSVVALRGLTMEVADGTMVGLIGRNGAGKTTLMRTVMGQLKPSEGSISFNGQDLGKMPPHSRAGLGIGYMPEDRGLVPELTVEENILVPVWVNKTLNIEERLALVYRVLPELIEMRERRALLLSGGQQKLVALARAMAVGTRLLLLDEPFEGVAPALSKRLGEVIASMKGSEISVLIAQSDLNHSRRLVDAEFVIERGANVAQASV
- a CDS encoding ABC transporter ATP-binding protein; the protein is MSTILEAQGLNKRFGAVVAAEDINIRIASGERVSLIGSNGAGKTTFVNMITGYLKPDTGRIMLAGDDITPLAPRLITRLGVARSFQIPQLYGDLSVLDNMLVANACHDHKLSFWQPARRPEAISRAETLLERFRLDEHRDRRVAELPGGVRKLLDIAMAMTGRPKLLLLDEPTSGVSADEKFPMMQTIMDALGHEAETTVLFVEHDMDIVERHASRVVAFYAGRIIADDVPSIALNADDVRRYVTGELLQE
- a CDS encoding branched-chain amino acid ABC transporter permease, coding for MATILSASKSAPATGHGRLILIAIVSCVVLSLAGLWMPRWLSFLLIMAAANGLVSLGIVGLMRGGVVPFGQGMMLAGGGYAAALVYNHLGFTDALGMALIGGVSAALIATPFAPLLSRYRGIFFAMLTLALSMVTYGLLMKLNMLGGSDGFNVGRPTLFGQELADGSVVYTLYVLAVVLATTMALLARIYFDSTRGLVTLAVKENELRVEYLGGSVRQAMTINFILAGFCGGVGGALAVMALGHIEPNFSFWTTSGEFVFVAILAGWQSVAAVFVASILLEVVRSFSSAYFPNTWQLVLGIFLLLVIRFLPGGIGSLWMGKKRK
- a CDS encoding branched-chain amino acid ABC transporter permease; the protein is MPAISTILIDGLTYASWLFIVALGLTLVFGVLKILNIAHGSFYALGAYAAASFVGWTTSMNWDPAWSLLAMLLAAVAVAAIVAPLIERGLLRFFYGRDEVLLVLVTYAMFLILEDVTKLIWGANPYYVYEPYSLFGNIDVGVQSYVGYEFALIGLAVAVGLVVWWGLNRTRQGKIVLAVIHSPEVASSMGVNVSRVYMVAFSIGIFLAALGGAFTAPMISVQPGVSVGVVIVSFAVVIIGGLGSIQGAAIGALLVGLARSLAVHMAPVAELFSIYVVMAVVLMFRPEGLFQRIQARKI
- a CDS encoding ABC transporter substrate-binding protein translates to MAKHFRQTTFPPRRMGLRVLAASAALLAAGTLHAQETFKIGVVSFLSGQAAESFGIPAVNGAKALVEAFNKGQAPAPYDKTGFGGMKIEAVYVDEAGGATKQVQELRNLYDREKVDAVVGYVSSGDCLAVAPVAEEMKRFLILYDCGTPRVFEDNKFNYVFRTASHATMDNVALARYLKAKGIKVNSYNMINQDYAWGQDSKKDFALSMDKLFPDAKAGQDQLPKFGAGQYGTEISSLMSKTADVTHSSLWGGDLQAFILQAGPRGLFKRTQVLLSAGDHVLPGLGDKMPDGTILGARGAYGLMSPKSALNDWWWKVYSDANGVYPVQAPYRMAQALLGLKLAVEKATAANGGKKPNSEQLATALKGSEWDSPAGKIRMALADGHQAIQETAIGKTRYDAAKKMVVIDDIVRFPAECVNPPSDMKSEDWIKSGFTGAKGCP